The proteins below come from a single Carnobacterium divergens DSM 20623 genomic window:
- a CDS encoding pyruvate, water dikinase regulatory protein, which produces MSKKEQYVYIISDSVGETANKLIQAALAQFPDLEVDVSRYPFVRGEDTLISILEKAKEDNAMILHTLITNGLSSAANQFCKENNLYCFDLLNPVIEEIEKRTGAIPTKEAGALHQLNDNYFHRISAIEFAVKYDDGKDPKGFLEADIVLLGVSRTSKTPLSMFLANKNLKVANLPLVPEAHIPDQLWKVNPKKIVGLTNDPKILNSIRRERMIAYGLNPDTAYSDMKRIDDELAFAQNLYNKLDCLVINVSNRSIEETAAIILNTLQLNDMSYDN; this is translated from the coding sequence ATGAGTAAAAAAGAGCAATATGTATACATTATTTCTGATTCTGTTGGAGAAACAGCAAATAAACTGATTCAAGCAGCCTTAGCACAATTTCCCGATTTAGAAGTGGATGTTTCCCGCTATCCATTTGTTCGAGGAGAAGACACACTTATTTCAATTTTAGAAAAAGCTAAAGAAGATAACGCCATGATACTTCATACGCTAATCACAAACGGATTGAGTTCTGCTGCAAATCAATTTTGTAAAGAAAATAACTTATACTGTTTTGATTTATTAAACCCTGTTATTGAAGAAATTGAAAAACGAACTGGCGCTATTCCTACAAAAGAAGCTGGTGCTCTACATCAACTAAACGATAATTACTTCCATCGAATCAGTGCAATTGAATTCGCTGTAAAGTATGATGACGGGAAGGATCCTAAAGGCTTCCTTGAAGCTGACATTGTTTTACTAGGTGTTTCTAGAACTTCAAAGACCCCTCTAAGTATGTTTTTAGCCAATAAAAATTTAAAGGTAGCTAATTTGCCACTTGTTCCTGAAGCACACATTCCTGATCAATTATGGAAAGTAAATCCTAAAAAAATCGTTGGGTTAACAAACGATCCAAAAATTTTAAATTCGATTCGTCGTGAAAGAATGATTGCCTATGGATTAAATCCAGATACTGCGTATTCCGATATGAAGCGTATTGATGATGAACTAGCATTTGCGCAAAATTTATATAATAAATTGGATTGTCTTGTTATTAATGTTTCAAACCGTTCAATTGAAGAAACAGCAGCGATTATTTTAAATACTTTACAACTAAATGACATGAGTTACGACAATTAA
- a CDS encoding TPM domain-containing protein, with product MKNGSKKLSLYFLVMAMASFCLILFPRISQAAVTYPEASKAFYVYDEASILSQTTNKFIVDVNKHYEETKEKPQIVVATVNNLQGLTIEEYASHLFEKWKIGNKTDDNGVLILFSKEDRKIRFEVGYGLEGALTDSGTGQILDRNIDLLKKDQFDEALKQIFTETALKVNKEYGYKDDTIFSGYAVDPSDYKQEDSKDSPVSIFTILFIVILAIFFFGGGGNSGGPGGRRRGSNVSTALLYGLSSGIFRGGGGSSGGGFGGGGSFGGGGSSGGGGSSRGF from the coding sequence TTGAAGAATGGGTCTAAAAAATTAAGTCTCTATTTTCTAGTAATGGCAATGGCCTCTTTTTGTTTGATACTGTTTCCCAGAATAAGTCAGGCAGCAGTCACTTATCCAGAAGCATCCAAAGCATTTTATGTGTATGATGAAGCCTCTATTTTATCACAAACAACCAATAAATTTATTGTTGATGTGAATAAACATTATGAAGAAACTAAAGAAAAACCTCAAATTGTTGTAGCAACAGTTAATAATTTACAAGGTTTGACGATAGAAGAGTATGCCTCTCATTTATTTGAGAAATGGAAAATTGGAAACAAGACAGATGATAATGGAGTATTAATCTTATTTTCCAAAGAAGACCGAAAAATTCGGTTTGAAGTGGGTTATGGGTTAGAAGGCGCTCTAACAGATAGTGGAACTGGGCAAATTTTAGATCGTAATATCGATTTATTAAAAAAGGATCAATTTGATGAGGCATTAAAACAAATTTTTACTGAAACAGCACTAAAAGTCAATAAAGAATACGGCTATAAAGATGATACGATTTTTTCGGGCTATGCTGTAGACCCTTCTGATTATAAACAAGAGGATAGTAAAGATTCTCCAGTTTCTATTTTTACAATTCTGTTCATTGTTATTCTAGCTATTTTTTTCTTTGGTGGCGGTGGAAATAGTGGCGGCCCTGGTGGAAGAAGAAGGGGAAGCAATGTAAGTACAGCGCTACTTTATGGATTGTCTAGTGGCATTTTCAGAGGTGGCGGCGGATCATCTGGTGGTGGTTTTGGCGGCGGCGGTTCTTTCGGAGGCGGAGGAAGCTCTGGCGGAGGTGGCTCTAGTCGAGGATTCTAA
- a CDS encoding LemA family protein, producing MKNWMKIAIGIVVAIVILVVPFASSYNGLVSAESEVDAQWAKVESKLQRRYDLIPNLVNSVKGSMTQEKEVFGKIADARSKLSNASTTDDKVQANNELDSAVSRLLVVVENYPDLKSDKNVQALMDELAGTENRISTERDRYNDAVKTYNNKVKRFPGSIVAKMSVFDSKTYFKAVEGAQNAPSVNFDTK from the coding sequence ATGAAAAATTGGATGAAAATAGCTATTGGAATTGTTGTGGCGATTGTAATATTGGTAGTGCCATTTGCTAGTTCTTATAATGGTTTAGTTAGTGCAGAAAGTGAAGTAGATGCACAGTGGGCAAAAGTTGAGTCAAAATTACAACGTCGTTATGACTTGATTCCTAATCTTGTAAACTCTGTTAAAGGAAGCATGACCCAAGAAAAAGAAGTTTTTGGAAAGATTGCAGATGCTCGTTCAAAATTAAGCAATGCATCAACCACGGATGATAAAGTTCAAGCAAATAATGAATTAGATTCAGCAGTGTCTCGCTTGTTAGTAGTCGTTGAAAATTATCCAGATCTTAAATCAGATAAAAATGTTCAAGCCTTGATGGACGAGTTAGCAGGAACTGAAAACCGTATTTCAACTGAACGCGACCGTTACAACGATGCTGTTAAAACTTATAATAATAAAGTTAAAAGATTCCCTGGATCAATTGTTGCTAAAATGAGTGTATTTGATTCTAAAACTTACTTTAAAGCAGTTGAAGGAGCTCAAAATGCTCCAAGTGTCAATTTTGATACGAAATAA
- the psiE gene encoding phosphate-starvation-inducible protein PsiE, which produces MEHEQNKLTLKIAKGLRFILNISLSILGLVLAYCIAKEVVYIFLMIAKSGFNDYYVLIQEVLVFFLYFEFISLVVKYFESNYHFPLDYFIYIGITAIVRIIITDHGSPWDTLILACAIVVLLIALVIVNRHSLDDKS; this is translated from the coding sequence ATGGAACATGAACAAAATAAGCTAACACTTAAAATTGCAAAAGGCTTGAGATTTATCTTGAACATCTCATTGTCCATCTTAGGCTTAGTCCTTGCTTACTGCATTGCAAAGGAAGTAGTGTATATCTTTTTGATGATCGCAAAATCTGGATTTAATGATTATTATGTTTTAATCCAAGAAGTCCTCGTCTTTTTCTTGTATTTCGAGTTTATTTCATTAGTGGTAAAGTATTTTGAATCAAATTACCATTTTCCGTTAGATTACTTTATTTATATTGGAATCACAGCGATTGTCCGTATTATTATTACAGATCATGGTAGCCCGTGGGATACATTGATTTTAGCTTGTGCGATTGTGGTATTGCTAATTGCGTTAGTGATTGTTAATCGTCATAGTTTAGATGATAAAAGCTAA
- a CDS encoding response regulator transcription factor, with amino-acid sequence MKKILIVEESLNTNNRLLDQLKSAGYLVKNTSSCDQLKLFIEQIEFDLVLMNLSSSAQVKESIHLIHSIDQIPVIVISDSWDKQSKIRILKDGADDFIADPFDIELSLARIEVALRRTQPIIFEKKETMIQHKDLIIYPENRSLYIQDKEIHLTNSEFDILSFLMSNPKKVFTKKEIFCYVWKVHSFVGTEGTINVHISHLRAKLLKANSEMTYIDTVWGIGFKMNEE; translated from the coding sequence ATGAAAAAGATTTTAATCGTTGAAGAATCACTGAATACAAATAATCGGTTACTTGATCAATTAAAAAGCGCAGGATATTTAGTAAAAAATACGTCTAGCTGTGATCAACTGAAATTATTTATTGAACAAATTGAATTTGATTTAGTTTTAATGAACCTATCTTCCTCAGCACAAGTAAAAGAAAGCATTCATTTAATTCATAGCATCGATCAAATACCCGTCATTGTGATTTCGGATTCTTGGGACAAACAATCTAAAATTAGAATTTTAAAGGATGGGGCTGATGATTTTATTGCAGATCCTTTCGATATCGAACTTTCATTAGCACGAATAGAAGTTGCTTTGAGAAGAACACAGCCCATTATTTTTGAAAAAAAAGAAACGATGATTCAACATAAAGATTTGATAATTTACCCTGAAAATCGTAGCTTGTATATTCAAGATAAAGAAATTCATTTAACTAATTCTGAATTTGATATTTTATCGTTTTTAATGTCCAATCCTAAAAAGGTATTTACTAAAAAAGAAATTTTTTGTTATGTTTGGAAAGTCCATTCTTTTGTTGGTACAGAAGGAACAATTAATGTACATATTAGCCATTTACGTGCGAAGTTATTAAAAGCAAACTCGGAAATGACTTATATTGATACTGTTTGGGGAATAGGGTTTAAAATGAATGAAGAGTAA
- a CDS encoding PadR family transcriptional regulator, translated as MKETQLLKGVLEGCVLSIIADREVYGYELVQILKSYGFTTIVAGTVYPLLQKLEKQQFIESKILPSHDGPDRKYFFLTKEGQLYLQEFDNQWNGLVKKVNHLLTSERMYPDE; from the coding sequence TTGAAAGAAACTCAATTATTAAAGGGTGTATTGGAAGGCTGTGTGTTGTCAATTATTGCAGACCGTGAAGTTTATGGTTATGAACTTGTTCAAATTTTAAAAAGTTATGGATTTACTACTATTGTTGCAGGAACGGTTTATCCTCTTTTACAAAAACTTGAGAAGCAACAGTTCATAGAAAGTAAAATACTTCCTTCCCATGATGGTCCTGACCGTAAATATTTTTTCTTAACTAAAGAAGGTCAATTGTATCTGCAAGAATTTGACAACCAGTGGAATGGTTTGGTAAAGAAAGTCAATCATTTATTAACCTCAGAAAGGATGTATCCAGATGAATAA
- a CDS encoding DUF2207 domain-containing protein, with amino-acid sequence MKKYIVGLILIIGIGLSFPNNVNAERSYSIDQYNVDIQLQKDGSANYEERMLYQFDGTFNGVFYDLNLTGRRNDSSISDIEIRTQPFGGKETAPYTEDNSGKNNTYQLTKNNGIAKFKVFNQVTNEKQAVIYRYHLKNVVTNYEDIAELNQIVIGEEWQDTLNDVHITIHLPKGTKSDELRAWAHGSLNGSIKLANENTVQLTIKKNPANSPIEARVIFPTTITSENQNKVNTKQLNKILKSEKIAAEKATKERKMVMGISYGFAVLSVIILIFGSLHVRKVAGKKKFSIGVPEHLYDIPADITPAVMYHATTNQLPRTTDLTATIMDLVRKGQLTIEEIEIEIPIKRKNKKIEKTFLIEKVIPSKPAHLLEHEIYLQTWLIEKIGDGQKVTLKQIEDYGKKDVKKAEIFTKKYLNWQQKVKKASTNLGYIKSSSQKAFTLAMIYGGTLTLIGVSTIMTMLMLNGFYPIVAVIVVLAATIGFIQWIGYFPVRNLEGETALKQWASFKQMLQDVSNLKMADVGSLILWDHFLVYAISLGVSKEVIKALAVQFPQADLGTMNVGHYYLYGAAWNMGANGAFNSAFESSFTNAMGSAISNSSNAGGTGGGFSGGSSGGFGGGGGGAF; translated from the coding sequence ATGAAAAAATATATAGTTGGTTTAATTCTAATCATTGGAATAGGGCTAAGTTTTCCGAATAATGTAAATGCAGAACGTTCTTACTCAATTGATCAATACAATGTCGATATTCAGCTGCAAAAAGATGGTAGCGCAAACTATGAAGAGCGAATGTTGTATCAGTTTGACGGAACGTTTAATGGTGTATTTTACGATTTAAATTTAACTGGACGACGAAATGATTCATCCATTTCAGATATTGAAATTCGAACACAACCGTTTGGAGGAAAAGAAACAGCGCCATACACAGAGGATAATTCAGGGAAAAATAACACGTATCAACTAACAAAAAATAATGGAATAGCTAAGTTTAAAGTGTTCAATCAAGTAACAAATGAAAAGCAAGCCGTTATTTATCGTTATCATTTAAAAAATGTGGTGACAAACTATGAAGATATTGCAGAATTAAATCAAATTGTTATTGGTGAAGAGTGGCAAGATACGCTAAATGATGTCCATATAACAATTCATTTACCTAAGGGAACAAAAAGTGACGAGTTACGCGCATGGGCACACGGCTCCTTAAATGGTAGCATAAAATTAGCGAATGAGAATACGGTTCAATTAACAATCAAAAAAAATCCAGCGAATAGTCCAATTGAAGCAAGAGTCATTTTTCCGACTACTATTACTAGTGAAAATCAAAACAAAGTAAATACTAAGCAATTAAACAAGATTCTTAAATCAGAAAAAATAGCTGCAGAAAAAGCAACTAAAGAACGTAAAATGGTAATGGGCATAAGCTATGGTTTTGCAGTTTTATCCGTTATTATTTTAATTTTTGGTTCACTACATGTTCGAAAAGTAGCAGGCAAAAAAAAATTCTCAATTGGAGTTCCAGAGCATCTGTATGATATTCCAGCAGATATTACCCCAGCTGTAATGTACCACGCGACGACGAATCAGTTACCGAGAACAACGGACTTAACAGCAACCATTATGGATTTAGTTCGTAAAGGTCAACTTACAATCGAAGAAATTGAGATTGAAATACCAATTAAAAGAAAAAATAAAAAAATTGAAAAAACTTTTTTAATTGAGAAAGTGATTCCATCAAAACCCGCTCATTTACTTGAGCATGAAATTTATTTACAGACATGGTTGATTGAGAAAATTGGAGATGGCCAAAAAGTAACCTTAAAACAAATTGAGGATTACGGAAAAAAAGATGTGAAAAAAGCAGAAATATTTACAAAAAAATATTTAAATTGGCAACAAAAAGTAAAAAAAGCTTCAACGAACTTAGGCTACATCAAATCAAGTAGCCAAAAAGCTTTCACACTTGCAATGATTTATGGGGGAACTTTAACCTTGATCGGAGTAAGTACGATCATGACTATGTTGATGTTAAATGGCTTTTATCCAATAGTTGCAGTTATTGTAGTTTTAGCAGCAACGATTGGTTTCATTCAATGGATCGGCTATTTTCCAGTTCGCAATTTGGAAGGTGAGACCGCACTTAAGCAGTGGGCGTCTTTTAAACAGATGTTACAAGACGTTAGCAATTTGAAAATGGCAGATGTTGGTTCGCTAATTTTATGGGATCATTTCCTAGTGTATGCCATTTCTCTTGGGGTTTCAAAAGAAGTCATTAAAGCTTTAGCAGTCCAATTTCCACAAGCAGATTTGGGGACGATGAATGTAGGACATTACTACCTGTATGGAGCAGCGTGGAACATGGGGGCAAATGGTGCCTTTAATAGTGCTTTTGAAAGTAGTTTTACGAACGCAATGGGAAGTGCTATTTCAAATTCAAGTAATGCCGGCGGAACTGGTGGTGGATTTAGTGGTGGATCTTCAGGAGGTTTTGGAGGCGGAGGCGGAGGTGCCTTTTAG
- a CDS encoding deoxyribonuclease IV, protein MVLLGSHVSMSGKKMLLGSAEEAASYQANTFMIYTGAPQNTRRKPIEEMNIPLGQEYMKEHHLSNIVVHAPYIINLGNTIKPENFGFATEFLRQEIVRAEALGATQITLHPGAHVGAGVDAGLAQIVKGLNEVLHKDQVAQIALETMAGKGTEIGRSFDELARIMDGVTLNDKLSVTFDTCHTNDAGYNVREDFDGVLTEFDKIIGLDRLKVMHINDSKNPQGSHKDRHANIGFGTIGFDALNKIVHHPELKGLAKILETPYVGEDKKDKKAPYGYEIKMLREQKFNPNLLEDILNQVGF, encoded by the coding sequence ATGGTTTTATTAGGAAGTCATGTTTCAATGAGTGGAAAAAAAATGTTGCTAGGATCAGCTGAAGAAGCAGCAAGTTACCAAGCAAATACGTTTATGATTTATACAGGAGCCCCGCAAAATACTAGACGAAAACCAATTGAAGAAATGAATATTCCACTTGGTCAAGAATATATGAAGGAGCATCACTTATCGAATATAGTGGTCCATGCCCCGTATATCATCAATTTAGGAAATACAATTAAACCAGAGAATTTTGGTTTTGCAACAGAATTTTTACGCCAAGAAATTGTTCGAGCGGAAGCACTAGGCGCAACTCAAATTACCTTGCATCCAGGAGCTCATGTTGGAGCGGGGGTAGATGCTGGACTTGCCCAAATAGTTAAGGGGCTTAACGAAGTTTTACACAAAGACCAAGTAGCTCAAATCGCTCTGGAAACAATGGCTGGAAAAGGAACAGAAATAGGTCGTTCCTTTGATGAATTGGCTCGAATTATGGATGGCGTAACATTAAATGATAAATTATCTGTCACATTTGATACTTGCCACACGAATGATGCAGGCTACAATGTCCGAGAAGATTTTGACGGAGTTTTGACAGAATTTGATAAAATTATTGGATTAGATCGCTTAAAAGTGATGCACATCAACGACTCAAAAAATCCACAAGGTAGTCACAAAGACCGACATGCCAATATTGGATTTGGTACAATTGGCTTTGATGCGCTAAATAAAATTGTGCATCATCCAGAATTAAAAGGACTAGCTAAAATTCTAGAAACACCTTATGTTGGCGAAGATAAAAAAGACAAAAAAGCACCATATGGCTATGAAATTAAAATGCTACGGGAACAAAAATTTAATCCTAATTTATTAGAAGACATTCTTAATCAAGTTGGATTTTAA
- a CDS encoding RDD family protein → MSNDFLDKKIDGEIDETKQFDLNDFQKEIEMEEFTQALDQAVVEKEISDENDTEDTKLRYEEKLNDIENKEAKEKELALSREIRRRYLHEKQVEEDLAEKPYHRYPNYFYAGFWLRFFAYLVDLIVVGSIGRIIVDPIFSAFQIEKSTVPYSPYALAHLAVFLLYFVLMTKLSNGQTIGKMIFGLRVVCFREENLSWGTVIVREGFGRYLMQVWFFMYALYLILFFNERKQQAADLFCDTSVVTENLVKASQVTIVN, encoded by the coding sequence ATGTCAAATGATTTCTTAGATAAAAAAATTGATGGAGAAATTGACGAAACAAAACAATTTGATTTAAATGATTTTCAAAAGGAAATAGAAATGGAAGAATTTACTCAAGCCTTAGATCAAGCTGTCGTTGAAAAAGAAATAAGCGATGAGAATGATACAGAGGATACAAAGCTAAGATATGAAGAGAAACTCAATGATATAGAAAATAAAGAAGCTAAAGAAAAAGAATTAGCTTTAAGTCGTGAAATTAGAAGACGTTATTTACATGAAAAACAAGTGGAAGAAGATTTAGCTGAAAAACCGTATCACCGTTATCCAAATTATTTTTATGCAGGATTTTGGTTGCGATTCTTTGCTTATCTAGTCGATTTAATTGTCGTGGGAAGCATCGGTAGAATTATAGTGGATCCTATTTTTTCAGCTTTTCAAATAGAAAAATCGACTGTTCCTTATTCACCTTATGCTTTAGCACACTTAGCAGTTTTTCTACTGTATTTTGTTTTAATGACAAAATTAAGCAATGGGCAAACGATTGGGAAAATGATTTTTGGCTTACGGGTAGTTTGTTTTAGAGAAGAAAATTTAAGTTGGGGAACCGTTATTGTAAGAGAAGGCTTCGGGCGCTACTTAATGCAAGTTTGGTTCTTTATGTATGCATTGTACTTGATTTTATTTTTTAATGAGCGCAAACAGCAAGCAGCAGATTTATTTTGCGATACCAGTGTAGTAACAGAAAACCTAGTGAAAGCGAGTCAGGTAACGATTGTCAATTGA
- the sppA gene encoding signal peptide peptidase SppA — MNKKRWIAIVSAIILFVASIVATGVMEISKKNASSTNSINELLGGEDSLSENVIEAGKANQRIVLLTIEGTILSGGTSGMFNTASYDHQLFMSELQKIEEDDTIKGIVLSVNSPGGGTYESAQIKDKLVEIKEKTKKPLYVSMKNMAASGGYYVSANAEKIFATDETMTGSIGVIMSGSNYSGLFEKLGISDTTIKSGEFKDIGSASRPMTEEDRAILQQMIDDSYGRFVNVVATGRHMDESRVRELADGRIYDGAQAKAAGLVDEIGYQEDVIKAMRKDYSLKEAELFEYQAASPSLSSLFTSKASQMISPKNSVLSELDGMMSKFGTTNSPKMMYLYGGE; from the coding sequence GTGAATAAAAAAAGATGGATTGCAATTGTTTCAGCAATAATATTATTTGTAGCATCAATTGTTGCTACAGGAGTTATGGAGATTTCAAAAAAGAATGCCAGCTCAACAAACTCAATTAATGAGTTATTAGGTGGAGAGGATTCACTTTCAGAGAATGTCATTGAAGCTGGAAAAGCTAATCAACGAATCGTTTTGTTAACGATTGAAGGAACCATTTTATCTGGTGGTACGTCGGGTATGTTTAATACAGCAAGTTACGACCATCAACTATTTATGAGTGAATTGCAAAAAATCGAAGAAGACGACACTATTAAAGGAATTGTTTTATCCGTCAATTCTCCAGGTGGTGGGACGTATGAAAGTGCTCAAATCAAAGATAAATTAGTCGAAATTAAAGAAAAAACTAAGAAACCACTTTATGTATCAATGAAGAATATGGCTGCCAGTGGGGGCTATTATGTGTCAGCAAATGCTGAGAAAATTTTTGCAACAGATGAAACCATGACTGGTTCAATTGGTGTGATTATGTCAGGCTCAAATTACAGTGGTTTATTTGAAAAGCTAGGCATTAGTGATACAACCATTAAAAGTGGAGAATTTAAGGATATTGGCTCAGCTAGTCGCCCAATGACAGAAGAGGACCGTGCTATTTTACAACAAATGATCGATGATTCTTATGGCCGTTTTGTAAATGTCGTTGCAACAGGTCGTCACATGGATGAGTCTCGTGTGAGAGAATTAGCAGATGGGCGAATTTACGATGGCGCACAAGCAAAAGCAGCGGGTTTAGTAGATGAAATCGGCTACCAAGAAGATGTAATCAAAGCGATGAGAAAAGATTACTCCTTAAAAGAAGCAGAATTATTTGAATATCAAGCAGCTAGTCCAAGTCTATCGAGTTTATTTACATCAAAAGCAAGTCAAATGATTTCACCTAAAAATTCGGTATTAAGTGAATTGGATGGTATGATGAGTAAATTTGGAACAACGAATTCTCCTAAAATGATGTATCTGTACGGAGGTGAGTAA